A genomic window from Sandaracinaceae bacterium includes:
- a CDS encoding ATP-binding protein translates to MVEVATGDLAEQVRSVRERRGPLPLGVAAPTEAAALDALRAGADEAAVIDASPVRVHAFVDRVILRATLRREQERTSAAVSHAEKLTALGTLVAGIAHEINNPLTAISLTLASIEAQVRPLTQLAEEAEQLASLERPLQPEELRALVAQLGNDPRLTHELAGAFAETQSLFDMATNVVRDLRVFARTDEGEPAVPVDVRDLVDNVSRLVRREIQQHAVFERDLPMELPKLLAPRSRLAQVLTNVLVNALHAVREVERDSHRVRISVRADDEAVAIAVSDTGPGISPEHVERIFDPFFTTKRQSLGTGLGLSISRSIMRSLGGDLLVESIHGQGAEFVLLLPLPEPDALARSSRVIGLPRTSRPPGRRTILVVDDDERMLRAYARALGNEHDVVSAVDGEEAIALLESGTEADVVISEVSMPGMDGEALHEWLERERPSLARACLFVTSLEASDPSRRRLDARGASVIEKPVDRPALVAWVSKSAASS, encoded by the coding sequence GTGGTCGAAGTGGCCACCGGCGACCTCGCCGAGCAGGTGCGCTCCGTGCGCGAGCGGCGTGGCCCGTTGCCCCTGGGCGTGGCGGCGCCCACCGAAGCGGCGGCCCTCGACGCCCTCCGCGCCGGGGCCGACGAGGCGGCGGTGATCGACGCGTCCCCGGTGCGCGTGCACGCGTTCGTCGACCGCGTGATCCTGCGCGCCACGCTGCGCCGGGAGCAAGAGCGGACGAGCGCCGCCGTCTCCCACGCCGAGAAGCTCACCGCGCTCGGTACGCTCGTCGCGGGCATCGCGCACGAGATCAACAACCCGCTGACCGCCATCTCCCTGACCTTGGCCAGCATCGAAGCGCAGGTGCGTCCGCTCACCCAGCTCGCGGAGGAGGCCGAGCAGCTCGCTTCGCTGGAGCGGCCGCTGCAGCCAGAGGAGCTGCGCGCGCTGGTGGCGCAGCTCGGGAACGACCCGCGCCTCACCCACGAGCTGGCCGGGGCGTTCGCGGAGACGCAGAGCCTCTTCGACATGGCGACGAACGTCGTGCGCGACCTGCGCGTCTTCGCCCGCACGGACGAGGGCGAGCCGGCCGTGCCGGTCGACGTGCGAGACCTGGTCGACAACGTCTCACGCCTCGTCCGCCGCGAGATCCAGCAGCACGCGGTGTTCGAGCGAGACCTCCCCATGGAGCTGCCGAAGCTCCTCGCGCCGCGCTCGCGTCTCGCCCAGGTCTTGACCAACGTGCTCGTCAACGCGCTGCACGCGGTCCGCGAGGTCGAGCGGGACTCGCACCGGGTGCGCATCAGCGTGCGCGCGGACGACGAGGCGGTCGCGATCGCGGTGAGCGACACGGGGCCCGGGATCTCGCCCGAGCACGTCGAGCGCATCTTCGACCCGTTCTTCACGACGAAGCGGCAGAGCCTCGGCACCGGGCTCGGTCTGTCGATCTCACGCAGCATCATGCGGAGCCTCGGCGGAGACCTGCTCGTCGAGTCGATCCACGGACAGGGGGCGGAGTTCGTCCTGTTGCTCCCGCTCCCTGAGCCCGACGCGCTCGCGCGCTCGAGCCGCGTGATCGGGCTCCCCCGGACGTCGCGGCCGCCGGGCCGGAGGACCATCCTCGTCGTGGACGACGACGAGCGCATGCTGCGGGCGTACGCGCGCGCGCTCGGGAACGAGCACGACGTCGTGAGCGCGGTGGACGGCGAGGAGGCGATCGCGCTGCTCGAGAGCGGGACGGAGGCCGACGTCGTGATCAGCGAGGTCTCGATGCCCGGCATGGACGGCGAGGCGCTGCACGAGTGGCTGGAGCGCGAGCGGCCGTCGCTCGCGAGGGCGTGCCTCTTCGTGACGTCGCTCGAGGCGTCGGACCCGAGCCGCCGACGGCTCGA
- a CDS encoding 3-oxoacyl-[acyl-carrier-protein] synthase III C-terminal domain-containing protein yields the protein MRAAIAGLGMWLPETVRENDAWPDALLEAAKRGDRTLVDVPRATDWVDAITQRHLARDAGDPFVGARRRHVATDEAAWDAEARAGRAALEDASLEADQLDAVLSWSIVTDRPLLPTATKVAHALGATRAWGAGLDAGCASAITGLDVAAGLIESGRARHVLLTQSHLITRAFPMSHPAAPGVGDCATAMVVSASERPGVLTCFAASHGAHWDAVTWVRGRDDESDPPWWKAGGDYGPGSRAPEGAKGLMQNTVRFGVETCAAALERAHLDAGEISALASVQPRGWIPEAIAEGLGVAHAPTTFTRLAHVGGCGVVANLIEARRHGHAAPDRNVLLYAQGAGFTRAAAIVRF from the coding sequence GTGAGGGCGGCCATCGCGGGGCTCGGCATGTGGCTCCCGGAGACGGTGCGCGAGAACGACGCGTGGCCCGACGCGCTGCTCGAGGCGGCGAAGAGGGGTGACCGCACGCTGGTCGACGTGCCGCGCGCCACCGACTGGGTGGACGCGATCACCCAGCGGCACCTGGCGCGCGACGCGGGCGATCCGTTCGTGGGGGCGAGGCGGCGTCACGTGGCCACGGACGAGGCCGCCTGGGACGCCGAGGCGCGCGCGGGGCGGGCCGCGCTCGAGGACGCGTCGCTCGAGGCCGACCAGCTCGACGCCGTGCTCTCGTGGTCGATCGTGACCGATCGGCCGCTGCTCCCGACGGCCACCAAGGTGGCGCACGCGCTCGGCGCGACGCGGGCGTGGGGCGCGGGGCTCGACGCGGGCTGCGCGAGCGCGATCACGGGGCTCGACGTGGCGGCCGGGCTCATCGAGTCGGGTCGGGCGCGGCACGTGCTGCTCACCCAGTCGCACCTGATCACGCGCGCCTTCCCGATGAGCCACCCGGCCGCCCCCGGGGTCGGCGACTGCGCCACGGCGATGGTCGTCTCGGCGTCCGAGCGCCCTGGCGTGCTGACCTGCTTCGCGGCCTCGCACGGCGCGCACTGGGACGCCGTCACCTGGGTGCGGGGCCGCGACGACGAGAGCGATCCGCCCTGGTGGAAGGCGGGCGGGGACTATGGCCCGGGCAGCCGCGCGCCGGAGGGGGCGAAGGGGCTGATGCAGAACACCGTGCGCTTCGGCGTGGAGACCTGCGCCGCCGCTCTCGAGCGCGCGCACCTCGACGCGGGCGAGATCTCGGCCCTGGCGTCGGTGCAGCCGCGAGGCTGGATCCCGGAGGCGATCGCGGAGGGCCTCGGGGTCGCGCACGCGCCCACGACCTTCACGCGCCTGGCGCACGTCGGAGGGTGTGGCGTGGTGGCGAACCTGATCGAGGCGCGCCGCCACGGCCACGCGGCGCCGGATCGCAACGTGCTGCTGTACGCGCAAGGCGCCGGGTTCACGCGCGCGGCGGCGATCGTCCGGTTCTGA
- a CDS encoding thiamine pyrophosphate-binding protein, translated as MSAAAQVARGAVVRPTRDSSVQAVAPRTASASHAIVEALVARGVDSFFGVPGGPVSPICKAVLDTAGARFIESRHETSAAFAAASFHRATGRVPAIVVTAGPGATNAVTGIANAHLGRTPMIVITGDVAWASSGRLLLQDTGPEGLHMERMVGHLCRAAVRVASPRSAATQVLAALDAATGPIPGPALCVIPMDRGRGEIEAQPAVVRATRQTTDEVPLPAVHQTAKWLAEAERPLLVLGAACRGHEASVRRLVDALGVPFVTTPQAKGVVPETHPRSLRHGGMAASLWARAYTSGGVDATLVLGTDLDDVSVGPTPYVREGGKLVHVDLDASVFHRNVPADLPVAADLGAFARALTKHATAQGLLNPRGRALAKAARSGSPFDAEDAADDTRSPIAPQRAVLDLEAAAGEDARFITDIGGHMLYALHYLTAKRPDRFHIHLRLGSMGSGIAGAIGLGLADPKRRVVCICGDGGMQMNGMELLVAADLGLPVVYAVFNDARYNMVHHGMKQLYGAGGTEWDTRWVDFAAWARSMGVPGIRVHAPGQIDAATLDRLQASGPGPVVLDIRIDREMQIRGAGRDEALQRMSLDGDAS; from the coding sequence ATGTCCGCTGCCGCTCAGGTCGCGCGAGGCGCCGTCGTGCGCCCCACACGCGACTCCTCTGTCCAGGCCGTCGCTCCGCGCACGGCGTCTGCTTCTCATGCCATCGTCGAGGCGCTCGTCGCGCGAGGCGTCGACTCCTTCTTCGGCGTCCCGGGCGGTCCGGTCTCGCCGATCTGCAAGGCCGTGCTCGACACCGCCGGCGCGCGCTTCATCGAGTCGCGTCACGAGACGTCGGCCGCCTTCGCCGCCGCGAGCTTCCACCGGGCGACCGGACGCGTGCCCGCCATCGTCGTCACCGCGGGGCCGGGCGCGACCAACGCCGTGACCGGGATCGCCAACGCGCACCTCGGCCGCACGCCGATGATCGTCATCACGGGCGACGTCGCGTGGGCCTCGAGCGGCCGGCTGCTGCTCCAGGACACGGGCCCGGAGGGGCTGCACATGGAGCGCATGGTGGGTCACCTCTGTCGCGCCGCGGTGCGCGTCGCCAGCCCTCGGAGCGCGGCGACGCAGGTGCTCGCGGCGCTCGACGCGGCGACCGGGCCCATCCCCGGACCGGCCCTCTGCGTGATCCCGATGGACCGCGGGCGGGGCGAGATCGAGGCGCAGCCCGCGGTGGTGCGCGCGACCCGGCAGACGACCGACGAGGTCCCGCTCCCCGCCGTGCACCAGACCGCGAAGTGGCTGGCCGAGGCCGAGCGCCCCCTCCTCGTGCTCGGCGCCGCGTGCCGTGGCCACGAGGCGAGCGTGCGCCGGCTGGTCGACGCGCTGGGCGTGCCCTTCGTGACCACGCCGCAGGCGAAGGGCGTGGTGCCCGAGACGCACCCGCGCTCGCTCCGCCACGGCGGCATGGCCGCGAGCCTCTGGGCCCGCGCCTACACCTCGGGCGGCGTGGACGCGACGCTCGTGCTCGGCACCGATCTCGACGACGTCTCGGTGGGGCCGACCCCGTACGTGCGAGAGGGCGGGAAGCTGGTGCACGTCGACCTCGATGCGTCGGTGTTCCACCGCAACGTGCCTGCCGACCTCCCGGTGGCCGCGGATCTCGGCGCCTTCGCGCGCGCCCTGACGAAGCACGCGACGGCGCAGGGGTTGCTCAACCCACGCGGCCGCGCGCTCGCCAAAGCGGCCCGGAGCGGCTCGCCCTTCGACGCGGAGGACGCGGCGGACGACACGCGCTCACCCATCGCGCCGCAGCGCGCGGTGCTCGATCTCGAGGCGGCGGCGGGCGAGGACGCGCGCTTCATCACCGACATCGGCGGGCACATGCTCTACGCGCTGCACTACCTGACGGCGAAGCGCCCCGACCGGTTCCACATCCACCTCCGGCTCGGGAGCATGGGCTCCGGGATCGCCGGCGCCATCGGCCTGGGGCTCGCGGATCCAAAGCGGCGGGTGGTCTGCATCTGCGGCGACGGCGGCATGCAGATGAACGGCATGGAGCTGCTCGTGGCCGCGGACCTCGGCCTCCCGGTCGTGTACGCGGTGTTCAACGACGCCCGCTACAACATGGTCCACCACGGCATGAAGCAGCTCTACGGCGCTGGGGGAACCGAGTGGGACACCCGCTGGGTGGACTTCGCCGCGTGGGCGCGCTCCATGGGCGTGCCCGGGATCCGCGTGCACGCGCCCGGACAGATCGACGCCGCGACGCTCGATCGCTTGCAGGCGAGCGGGCCCGGACCGGTCGTGCTCGACATCCGCATCGACCGCGAGATGCAGATCCGCGGCGCGGGCCGAGACGAGGCGCTCCAGCGCATGTCGCTCGACGGAGACGCGTCGTGA
- a CDS encoding TIGR02265 family protein, whose protein sequence is MELPPETARALDLVGEHCDLEARLPLIPPSAQLRGVWFRLLERQLGQRGLLDRYREMFPGPSPSSLAFHPVAQFLPRAAVAGALVAGPERLHEGLFTLTRDNSAGFANTLFARTLLKFLANDPRKLTEQAVASRRQTTTYGSWELTDSGDDFIEVRLREEYVWIESYMRGAAHGSYVRFGETVQSEATLDDRFHGVIRVWWS, encoded by the coding sequence ATGGAATTGCCGCCCGAGACCGCGCGCGCCCTCGACCTGGTCGGGGAGCACTGCGATCTCGAGGCGCGCCTGCCGCTCATCCCGCCCAGCGCGCAGCTCCGCGGGGTCTGGTTTCGGCTCCTCGAGCGTCAGCTGGGTCAGCGCGGGCTCCTCGATCGCTACCGCGAGATGTTCCCCGGGCCCAGCCCGAGCTCGCTCGCGTTTCACCCGGTCGCGCAGTTCCTGCCCCGCGCCGCCGTGGCGGGCGCGCTCGTCGCCGGGCCCGAGCGGCTCCACGAGGGGCTGTTCACGCTCACCCGGGACAACTCGGCCGGCTTCGCCAACACGCTGTTCGCGCGCACGCTGCTCAAGTTCCTGGCCAACGACCCGCGCAAGCTCACCGAGCAGGCGGTCGCGAGCCGACGCCAGACGACCACCTATGGCAGCTGGGAGCTGACCGACTCCGGCGACGACTTCATCGAGGTCCGCCTCCGCGAGGAGTACGTGTGGATCGAGTCGTACATGCGCGGCGCGGCGCACGGGAGCTACGTGCGCTTCGGAGAGACCGTCCAGTCCGAAGCAACTCTCGATGACCGCTTCCACGGGGTGATCCGCGTCTGGTGGTCCTGA
- a CDS encoding Glu/Leu/Phe/Val dehydrogenase dimerization domain-containing protein, producing MNGALPQDVAARVRELGPERVERIYEPELGLLAYVVLDSTVLGPAAGGVRTRAYASELAVAEDACRLARAMTYKCALGGIDAGGGKVVVRASPALKREEAFAALGRLVDSLDGDLRTAGDYGTTDADLAAMGSRYVHADTATLSGSVARGVLRCAEAIADVKGRPGLSGLRAAVQGVGDIGAAVARAFTEAGARVCIADVDEARAAQIADEIGAEIVAPEDILYEDVDLLSPCAVGDVLSLDVAQRLRAWAIVGGANNITTGLDVDEALQRRGVTFVPDLLSSAGAVIEGIGRTVMGMGQEDRQNLVDTLRQTALLVLEDAARTGEPPITHAIRRAEARIAHAR from the coding sequence ATGAACGGAGCGTTGCCCCAGGACGTCGCGGCCCGCGTGCGGGAGCTCGGTCCCGAGCGCGTGGAGCGCATCTACGAGCCGGAGCTCGGGCTGCTCGCCTACGTCGTGCTCGACAGCACCGTGCTCGGCCCGGCCGCGGGCGGGGTGCGCACGCGCGCCTACGCCTCGGAGCTCGCGGTGGCCGAAGACGCCTGCCGGCTGGCCCGCGCGATGACCTACAAGTGCGCGCTCGGCGGCATCGACGCGGGCGGCGGCAAGGTCGTGGTGCGCGCGAGCCCCGCGTTGAAGCGCGAGGAGGCCTTCGCCGCGCTCGGTCGCCTCGTCGACTCGCTCGACGGCGATCTCCGGACCGCGGGTGACTACGGCACGACCGACGCGGACCTCGCCGCGATGGGCTCGCGCTACGTGCACGCCGACACCGCCACCCTCTCCGGCTCGGTCGCGCGCGGGGTGCTGCGCTGCGCGGAGGCGATCGCCGACGTGAAGGGCCGCCCGGGGCTCAGCGGGCTGCGCGCCGCGGTGCAGGGCGTCGGAGACATCGGGGCTGCCGTCGCGCGCGCCTTCACCGAGGCCGGCGCGCGGGTCTGCATCGCCGACGTGGACGAGGCGCGCGCGGCGCAGATCGCCGACGAGATCGGGGCCGAGATCGTCGCGCCCGAGGACATCCTCTACGAAGACGTCGACCTGCTCTCGCCGTGCGCGGTGGGCGACGTGCTGAGCCTCGACGTCGCCCAGCGGCTGCGGGCGTGGGCCATCGTCGGCGGCGCGAACAACATCACCACCGGCCTCGACGTCGACGAGGCGCTGCAGCGCCGCGGCGTGACCTTCGTGCCCGACCTCCTCTCGAGCGCGGGCGCGGTGATCGAGGGCATCGGCCGCACGGTCATGGGCATGGGCCAGGAGGATCGGCAGAACCTGGTCGACACCCTCCGCCAGACCGCGCTCCTCGTGCTCGAGGACGCGGCGCGCACGGGAGAGCCGCCCATCACGCACGCCATCCGCCGCGCCGAGGCGCGCATCGCGCACGCGCGTTGA
- the sctR gene encoding type III secretion system export apparatus subunit SctR, whose product MARGIGLGALPVFALLLSSSASAQTTEGTSQPVVTLVTIGALTLLPFVFMTTTSFVKIAVVFSILRNALGTGQVPSGTVIAALAAILTLYVMAPVGEQIADEAGPTAARVDPHDPLSDFEALGEAVSAGLVPLKSFLSRNAGARERELFFDLAQRARPADQRDRVSEDDLLVLLPSFLITELGEAFQIGFLVFLPFLVVDLVVSNVLMSLGMHMLSPTQVSMPFKLLLFVLVDGWYLLARALVLGYA is encoded by the coding sequence GTGGCGCGAGGGATCGGCCTCGGGGCGCTCCCCGTCTTCGCGCTCCTCTTGTCGTCGAGCGCCTCGGCGCAGACGACCGAAGGCACCTCTCAGCCCGTCGTCACCCTCGTCACGATCGGCGCCCTGACCCTCCTGCCGTTCGTCTTCATGACCACCACGAGCTTCGTGAAGATCGCGGTGGTCTTCTCGATCCTGCGCAACGCGCTCGGCACGGGGCAGGTCCCGAGCGGCACGGTGATCGCGGCGCTCGCGGCGATCCTGACCCTCTACGTGATGGCCCCGGTGGGCGAGCAGATCGCCGACGAGGCGGGCCCGACCGCGGCGCGCGTCGATCCACACGATCCCCTGTCCGACTTCGAGGCGCTGGGCGAGGCGGTGAGCGCGGGGCTCGTCCCGCTGAAGTCATTCCTCTCGCGCAACGCGGGCGCGCGCGAGCGCGAGCTGTTCTTCGATCTCGCGCAGCGCGCGCGCCCCGCCGACCAGCGGGACCGGGTGAGCGAGGACGACCTGCTCGTGCTCCTGCCGAGCTTCCTCATCACGGAGCTGGGCGAGGCGTTCCAGATCGGCTTCCTCGTCTTCCTCCCCTTCCTCGTCGTCGACCTCGTGGTGAGCAACGTGCTGATGTCCCTCGGCATGCACATGCTCTCGCCCACCCAGGTCAGCATGCCCTTCAAGCTCCTGCTCTTCGTCCTCGTCGACGGCTGGTATCTGCTCGCCAGAGCGCTCGTGCTCGGATACGCATAG
- a CDS encoding GNAT family N-acetyltransferase gives MDVQLLSPDRYGGLLEFFDRPDQGFCFCRFWEEDVPNETWVHGEASAHRAARSAAMDRLEGVVALEGASVIGWLRFAPAASLTKLRTQRLEPVGDAAAYAILCLAVASDARGRGVASALLDHAIAALEARGVAEIHAYPRPEAALGPAEVWTGPRAAFEARGFTAVRCEGRRWTFTRRGTGRQ, from the coding sequence ATGGACGTGCAGCTCCTGTCTCCCGATCGGTACGGCGGGCTGCTCGAATTCTTCGACCGCCCCGACCAGGGGTTTTGCTTCTGCCGTTTCTGGGAGGAGGACGTCCCCAACGAGACGTGGGTCCACGGGGAGGCGAGCGCCCACCGGGCCGCGCGCAGCGCCGCGATGGATCGGCTCGAGGGAGTCGTCGCGCTCGAGGGCGCGAGCGTCATCGGTTGGCTGCGGTTCGCGCCCGCCGCGTCGCTGACGAAGCTCCGCACGCAGCGCCTCGAGCCGGTGGGAGACGCGGCCGCGTACGCGATCCTCTGCCTGGCCGTGGCGAGCGACGCGCGCGGCCGCGGCGTCGCCTCGGCGCTCCTCGACCACGCCATCGCCGCCCTCGAGGCGCGCGGGGTCGCCGAGATCCACGCGTACCCTCGCCCGGAGGCGGCGCTGGGTCCCGCCGAGGTTTGGACGGGGCCGCGCGCTGCCTTCGAGGCGAGGGGCTTCACGGCCGTACGTTGCGAGGGGAGGCGCTGGACGTTCACGCGCCGGGGAACGGGACGCCAGTGA
- a CDS encoding sigma-70 family RNA polymerase sigma factor, translated as MSQLATELDQHRQALFGLCYRMLGSAADADDLVQDTFRRALERPPKDTAAPLRPWLVTVATRLCIDALRKRRREKYFGPWLPGPIETEKVVRDLEPGPDARYDLVESASLAFLIALEALDPRQRATLVLRDVMGLTGPETAEALDVSPENARVLLHRARKALEGYDQSRRPITPELAAKVGEALQRLTLALSRADPAAVVDLLSEDVLTVHDGGGDYIAAVRPVAGREQVLELYRNIAAVGRLPERVAIRELNGLPALMAVYAESGRYAPRATVSLHLDAQGRIDRIWTTVNERKLTGVPFPGA; from the coding sequence ATGTCTCAGCTCGCCACGGAGCTCGACCAGCACCGCCAGGCCCTCTTCGGGCTCTGCTATCGCATGCTCGGCTCCGCCGCCGACGCGGACGACCTCGTCCAGGACACCTTCCGACGCGCGCTCGAGCGGCCTCCGAAGGACACCGCCGCGCCGCTGCGCCCGTGGCTCGTCACCGTGGCCACGCGCCTCTGCATCGACGCGCTCCGCAAGCGCCGCCGCGAGAAGTACTTCGGCCCGTGGCTGCCGGGCCCGATCGAGACCGAGAAGGTCGTCCGGGATCTCGAGCCCGGCCCCGACGCGCGCTACGACCTCGTGGAGAGCGCGTCGCTCGCGTTCCTGATCGCGCTCGAGGCGCTCGACCCACGCCAGCGCGCCACCCTCGTGCTGCGCGACGTCATGGGGCTGACGGGGCCCGAGACCGCGGAGGCGCTCGACGTCTCGCCCGAGAACGCGCGCGTCCTCCTGCACCGCGCGCGCAAAGCGCTCGAGGGCTACGACCAGAGCCGGCGCCCGATCACCCCGGAGCTCGCGGCGAAGGTGGGCGAGGCGCTGCAGCGGCTCACGCTCGCGCTGAGCCGCGCCGACCCCGCCGCGGTCGTGGACCTGCTCTCCGAGGACGTCCTCACCGTGCACGACGGCGGCGGCGACTACATCGCGGCGGTGCGCCCCGTCGCGGGCCGTGAGCAGGTGCTCGAGCTCTACCGGAACATCGCGGCCGTCGGCCGCCTCCCCGAGCGCGTCGCCATCCGCGAGCTGAACGGGCTGCCGGCCCTGATGGCCGTGTACGCCGAGAGCGGGCGCTACGCGCCGCGCGCCACGGTCAGCCTCCACCTCGACGCGCAGGGCCGCATCGATCGAATCTGGACCACGGTGAACGAACGCAAGCTCACTGGCGTCCCGTTCCCCGGCGCGTGA
- a CDS encoding FAD-dependent oxidoreductase, giving the protein MTRAIVIGGGPAGLAAAVALASEGVSVTVLEADRELGGRARHWEGDGYRINLGPHALYPQAERSLNGLGVEVTGRTPNQDLTFELDGRTHPIPSGPLSLLSSGAFSLAEKMRLARLFASIGKPPTASLATQTVAEWLDGLGLTGGARRFAEAGVRIATYANAPERLSAAVAVRQLGSAQVRYVDGGWGGIVDALARRAEGLGVTIRTRAKVRSVEPGAVQLEGEALACDAVVLAVGPKRAVSLLGAHAPASLRAFAEEAAPVRASHLDVALRALPRARPSLVLGADRPLYASVHSSYAEVAPEGGAVIHLARYLAPDERVDPAAARRELEAVLEQIQPGWRGHLVHARFAPASLVMHALPEARSGGVAGRPAALVTPGVAVAGDWVGDTGLLLEASLASALAAAHAVMPLSVSEPRAAV; this is encoded by the coding sequence ATGACGAGAGCGATCGTGATCGGAGGCGGGCCCGCGGGGCTGGCGGCGGCGGTCGCGCTGGCGTCGGAGGGCGTGAGCGTGACGGTGCTGGAGGCGGACCGGGAGCTCGGCGGCCGAGCGCGCCACTGGGAAGGTGACGGCTACCGGATCAACCTCGGGCCGCACGCGCTGTATCCGCAGGCGGAGCGCAGCCTGAACGGCCTCGGCGTGGAGGTCACCGGACGGACGCCGAACCAGGACCTGACCTTCGAGCTGGACGGGCGAACGCACCCGATCCCGTCCGGGCCGCTCTCGCTCCTGTCGAGCGGCGCGTTCTCGCTGGCCGAGAAGATGCGCCTCGCGCGCCTGTTCGCGTCGATCGGCAAGCCCCCGACAGCGTCGCTGGCGACGCAGACCGTGGCCGAGTGGCTCGACGGACTGGGCCTGACCGGCGGCGCGCGCCGGTTCGCGGAGGCGGGGGTGCGGATCGCCACCTACGCGAACGCGCCCGAGCGTCTGAGCGCGGCGGTCGCGGTGCGGCAGCTCGGCAGCGCGCAGGTGCGCTACGTCGACGGCGGGTGGGGCGGCATCGTCGACGCGCTCGCGCGCCGCGCGGAGGGGCTGGGCGTCACGATCCGCACGCGCGCGAAGGTCCGCTCGGTCGAGCCAGGCGCTGTCCAGCTCGAAGGCGAGGCGCTGGCGTGTGACGCGGTCGTGCTGGCCGTCGGGCCCAAGCGCGCCGTCTCGCTCCTCGGCGCGCACGCGCCCGCGAGCCTGCGCGCGTTCGCCGAAGAGGCGGCGCCGGTGCGCGCGTCACACCTGGACGTCGCGCTCCGGGCGCTCCCCCGCGCGCGGCCCTCGCTCGTGCTCGGCGCCGATCGCCCGCTCTACGCGTCGGTTCACTCGTCCTACGCGGAGGTCGCCCCCGAGGGCGGCGCGGTGATCCACCTCGCGCGCTACCTCGCGCCGGATGAGCGGGTCGATCCCGCCGCGGCCCGGCGTGAGCTGGAGGCAGTGCTCGAGCAGATCCAGCCCGGCTGGCGCGGTCACCTCGTGCACGCGCGCTTCGCCCCCGCGTCCCTGGTGATGCACGCGCTGCCGGAGGCGCGCTCGGGGGGCGTCGCGGGCCGGCCGGCCGCGCTCGTCACGCCGGGCGTGGCCGTCGCGGGAGACTGGGTCGGCGACACGGGCCTCCTGCTCGAGGCGTCGCTCGCCAGCGCCCTCGCTGCGGCGCACGCCGTGATGCCGCTGTCGGTGAGCGAGCCGCGCGCGGCCGTGTAG
- a CDS encoding tetratricopeptide repeat protein: MWFGRDQDSAYDLEAKAHGLLDAGRTDEARAIAEQLLSMGWSGGFEVKALAQQQAGELPGAIATLEEAVSKVPNLWHLWQLLGNLRSDAGDLDGALEAMNQALGCEAVSEPALRFNRAIVQHRRGEPGKALDDLEMIMALPRPPEFAEDVLSLAARCLSELGRAEDGLTLVESALEACAEDDPRRPRLEGERAVALDRLGRDPSESFAAASEAGVATQDLLALRRRLHPASCSAPKRFRLVTQSPMDHPEIKGCFRISDVVADDEAQALALAADTLPVGARDGAAIEESAVIEESTELEPGVHAASGLIYFGDE; encoded by the coding sequence ATGTGGTTTGGACGAGATCAGGACTCCGCGTACGACCTCGAGGCGAAGGCGCACGGGCTGCTCGACGCGGGGCGGACCGACGAGGCGCGGGCCATCGCCGAGCAGCTCCTGTCGATGGGCTGGTCGGGCGGCTTCGAGGTCAAGGCGCTCGCGCAGCAGCAGGCGGGGGAGCTGCCGGGCGCGATCGCGACGCTCGAGGAGGCGGTCTCGAAGGTGCCGAACCTCTGGCACCTCTGGCAGCTCCTCGGGAACCTGCGCTCGGACGCGGGTGACCTCGACGGAGCGCTCGAGGCGATGAACCAGGCGCTCGGGTGTGAAGCGGTGAGCGAGCCCGCGCTGCGCTTCAACCGCGCGATCGTGCAGCACCGCCGCGGCGAGCCGGGCAAGGCGCTCGACGACCTCGAGATGATCATGGCGCTGCCGCGCCCGCCCGAGTTCGCGGAGGACGTGCTCTCGCTCGCCGCGCGCTGCCTGTCGGAGCTCGGGCGAGCCGAGGACGGGCTGACGCTGGTGGAGAGCGCGCTCGAGGCGTGCGCCGAAGACGACCCGCGCCGGCCGCGGCTCGAGGGGGAGCGGGCGGTGGCGCTCGACCGGCTCGGGCGCGATCCGTCGGAGAGCTTCGCGGCCGCGAGCGAGGCGGGCGTGGCGACGCAGGATCTGCTCGCGCTCCGACGCCGCCTGCATCCGGCGAGCTGCAGCGCGCCGAAGCGCTTCCGGCTCGTGACGCAGTCGCCGATGGACCACCCGGAGATCAAAGGCTGCTTCCGCATCTCCGACGTGGTGGCGGACGACGAGGCGCAGGCGCTGGCGCTCGCCGCGGACACATTGCCCGTCGGGGCGCGCGACGGCGCGGCGATCGAGGAGTCGGCGGTGATCGAGGAGTCGACCGAGCTCGAGCCCGGCGTGCACGCGGCGAGCGGGCTGATCTACTTCGGCGACGAATAG